A single Tissierellales bacterium DNA region contains:
- a CDS encoding XRE family transcriptional regulator, with translation MDIGKKLKALRQMNMLTQEELGNRCDLTKGFISQVERNLTSPSISTFIDLLDCLGTTPTEFFSVVDDKIVFTQDDIFEQEEKNYKIKWLISNAQKNKMEPILLEIEPEKSYKKIEPFEGEEFGYVLSGKLLLRYGKKDYELKKGECFYFTAKVDHILENKWKKKAVILWVSTPPNF, from the coding sequence GTGGATATAGGTAAGAAACTAAAGGCTTTGAGACAAATGAATATGTTGACTCAAGAGGAGTTAGGAAATAGGTGTGATTTGACAAAGGGCTTTATTTCACAAGTTGAGAGAAACTTAACATCTCCATCAATTTCCACATTTATAGATTTATTGGATTGTTTGGGGACAACACCAACTGAATTTTTTTCGGTAGTAGATGATAAGATTGTTTTTACTCAAGATGATATCTTTGAGCAAGAAGAAAAAAATTATAAAATAAAGTGGTTAATTAGTAATGCACAAAAGAATAAAATGGAACCGATTTTGCTTGAAATTGAACCAGAAAAATCCTACAAAAAAATAGAGCCATTTGAAGGAGAAGAATTTGGTTATGTGCTTTCTGGCAAACTATTGCTTAGATATGGCAAAAAAGATTATGAACTAAAAAAGGGTGAGTGTTTTTATTTTACAGCTAAAGTAGATCATATTTTAGAAAACAAATGGAAGAAAAAAGCTGTCATATTGTGGGTTTCAACCCCACCTAATTTTTAA
- a CDS encoding SPFH/Band 7/PHB domain protein — protein MAGLISTIVLILLVLGLVVSNIRIVPQANAFIIERLGGYKGTWSVGLHVKIPFIDSVANKVSLKERVVDFPPQPVITKDNVTMQIDAVVYYQITDPKLYTYGVERPLAAIENLTATTLRNIIGELELDETLTSRDTINTKMRSILDEATDPWGIKVNRVELKNIIPPAEIQDAMERQMKAERERRESILRAEGEKRSAILRAEGKKESAILEAEASKEAAIREAEGRAEAILKVQEATATGLEMIKQVGVTQPVLTLKSLESLEKVADGQATKLIIPSELQSMAGLASSLTEILKKD, from the coding sequence ATGGCAGGTCTTATTTCAACAATTGTACTTATTCTTTTAGTATTAGGTTTAGTAGTATCTAATATAAGAATAGTTCCTCAAGCTAATGCTTTTATCATTGAACGGTTAGGTGGTTACAAAGGTACTTGGAGCGTTGGTCTTCATGTAAAAATTCCTTTTATTGATTCTGTAGCTAATAAAGTTTCTTTAAAGGAACGTGTAGTTGACTTTCCACCTCAACCTGTTATCACAAAAGATAACGTAACAATGCAAATCGACGCTGTAGTCTACTATCAAATTACTGATCCAAAACTTTATACTTATGGCGTTGAACGACCACTAGCTGCTATAGAAAACCTTACAGCTACTACATTAAGGAATATCATTGGTGAATTAGAATTGGATGAAACACTTACATCTAGAGATACTATAAATACTAAAATGCGTAGTATATTAGATGAAGCTACAGATCCATGGGGTATTAAAGTAAACCGTGTAGAACTTAAAAACATAATTCCACCAGCTGAAATTCAAGATGCAATGGAAAGACAAATGAAAGCTGAGCGTGAAAGAAGAGAATCTATACTTAGAGCTGAAGGTGAGAAACGCTCTGCTATCCTTAGAGCTGAAGGTAAAAAAGAATCTGCTATTCTAGAAGCCGAAGCATCTAAAGAAGCTGCTATAAGAGAAGCTGAAGGTCGCGCAGAAGCAATTTTAAAAGTACAAGAAGCAACTGCGACTGGACTAGAAATGATTAAACAAGTAGGTGTAACTCAACCAGTACTGACTTTAAAGAGTTTAGAATCTCTTGAAAAAGTTGCAGATGGACAAGCTACTAAATTAATAATTCCGTCAGAACTTCAAAGCATGGCTGGACTTGCTAGTAGCCTTACTGAAATTCTTAAAAAAGATTAA
- a CDS encoding NfeD family protein — MMTFPYYIAWLVLAVILAIIELLSLNLTTIWFALAALISFFVALTGLSTMVQIVVFLITSILLLIFTKPFVQKYLKVGSEKTNIDSLIGKEALVKEDINNIEAQGLAYINGQTWTARNIVDQVVPAGTIVIVEKIEGVKLIIKEKE, encoded by the coding sequence ATGATGACCTTTCCATATTATATAGCATGGCTTGTTCTTGCGGTTATACTAGCGATAATAGAATTGCTTAGCCTAAACCTCACCACTATTTGGTTTGCTTTAGCTGCTTTAATTAGTTTCTTTGTTGCACTAACTGGCTTGAGTACCATGGTTCAAATTGTCGTATTTTTAATAACTTCAATACTTCTACTTATATTTACAAAACCTTTTGTACAAAAATATCTTAAAGTTGGTAGTGAAAAAACAAATATAGACAGCTTAATTGGTAAAGAAGCTCTGGTAAAGGAAGATATCAACAATATCGAAGCTCAGGGTCTCGCATATATAAATGGGCAAACTTGGACTGCAAGAAACATTGTCGATCAAGTAGTCCCAGCTGGTACTATCGTAATTGTAGAAAAAATTGAAGGTGTCAAATTAATAATAAAAGAAAAGGAGTGA